The genomic region GGCTGCGCAGATACAGACGTTTGTCAGTGATATTCAGTTCAATTTCATCCACGCCAAGCCATTTTTTGATGTCCGCAAGATATTTTTTCTGGATCAGCATACCCGCTTCGGGCAGGCGTTCGGCCAGTTCGTCATGGGTAAAGGAAACAAGGGCAAACTGGTGGCCATTGAGGCCGCACACATCAATACGTCCGTTGCCGCGTGGCTTCATGCACAGGCAGGCAATGGCGTCCATGGCGTCGTCATCACTGATGCAAAAGCCCACCTTGTCCAGAATATCCTGCAAAAAGTCGCCAGACCAGGTGACAGCGTTTTCAGCAGGAAAGGCGGAGAAGTTCTGAAACCACTCCGCTCCGCTCACAGGCAGTTTGTAGGTGCGGCGTCCCTGTTCCAAAAGCAGATTGCCAGAAGCTTCATCAAGGGTGAGGTGCAGAACACCCGTGGGCAACTGACGTACAAGATCCACAAAGGCCCTGCCCTGAACGCCTATAAGGCCAGGTGCTGCAACTTCGGCAGGATAACGCCCGGTGAATTCAATGTTGGCGTCAGTAGACATGACTGAAAGGCTGCCTTCTTCAGCCTTGAGCCAGATGGAGCGCAGATATTGCGCTCCTGCCTTGGCAGGAATGATGGCAGCTGCCTTCAGCAGGCCTTCGATGATCTGCTCTTTGTTTACAGTAAGTTTCATATGTTTTTTCCTTACTATTATAGTCGTCTGTGTCTTTGTTCTTAAGACAGCTAACTTGCTTTTATTATTGAAAAATCAAGTGAACACCCCAACAACGTCCAAGGAAACGCCGGGAACATTTTCCCGTATTTTCGCCCGCTTGGCGGGCTGCTATTGTGCCTTGAGCTCCAGTTCTGTCACTAGTTGTTGGAGCGCTTTGTCACTAACTAGAATTTTCTTAATCTTTTTAATGGCATATATAACAGTGCTATGGTCTTTGCCGCCAAATGCCCGCCCAAGTTCCGGGTAGGATAGACCAAGCTTGCGCCTGCATATATACATGGAAACCTGCCGCGCCAGAACGAGGTCTGGTCGGCGTTTGCCGCCAAGTACATCTTCAGGCCGCAGATTCATGGCCCGGGCCACAACCCCAAGAATTTCCAGACAGCCAGGCGTCTTGTCGGCCACTCCCGTGCGTACAATATTTTCAAGGTCTGCCTGCGACAATTCGCAACCAGTAACGGAACAAAAGGCCGCCACCTTGAGCAGCAGTCCCTGCAACAGACGAAACTGCGAACAGCGCTGGGCAATGAACAGCAGTTGTTCCCGCGTGAGGTTCATGTGCCGCTCTTTGCTCATGGCCTGTAGGTAGCGCATACGCACGTCAAGGTCAGGCTCCATGAGTTCTACCACAAGCCCGCTTTCAAGGCGTGAGCGTAAACGTTCGTCCAGAGCCTTGAGAGCCTGTGGCTGACCCGTGCAGGCAAAGACCATCTGTCCAGGCTTGCCGTCCTGCCCGGCGCTGCGCGGGCAAGCATCCATGCAGGATACCAGTTTGCGTTGCCAGGCCGACTGCCCGACGATATCCTGAATATCGTCAAGCAGCAGAACATCGCACTGTTGCCAGAAAATTTCCGGCCTACGCACCCATGCCGGATTGTCTGCGCAAAAGCGCGCAGCCGCAGAAATAATTACGCGGCTGCCTGTAGGCCCTTCTGCCAGGGTGGCTGCCATGGATCGCAAAATATGGCTTTTGCCTGTACCGCTGTGCCCGCAGAGCAGAAAGGGATTGTAGGCCACATCGGCGCGCCTTTCTGCTATCTCCTTGGCGACAGCCAGGGGGAAGGCATTTTTTGCATTGGCAATAAATGCTGTGAAAGCATCATTTTCAATTCTGGGCGCTGCGGGGGGATCCGTGTGCACCATAAAATTTTGTTTGTTCTGATCGGCAGTTTTTTGCTCAACATGTGGAAGCGACCATGTCTGCGCGTGCCCCAGGGTGGGCTGTTCATATACTATTTGCGGAAGCTTTTTGTCGGCAAAGCGGGAGAAAAGCGCCTGTTCAAAAAGATCGCGCTTTTGCTGCTTGAACCACGCGGCAAAATAAAAGTGGGGAAAGCCAACGGTTAGTGTATCGCCTTCATGGCACAGGGTAAGGGATTCCAGCCAGTCTCCCCTGTCGTTGGCCTTTTGTTGTGCCAGTATGTCCCGCAACTCGTTTTTCAGCATAGCGTATGTGGCCTGTCCATAGGCCTGTGGATAACTGTTCCTTCCGGGGTATTGCGCCAAGACATGCCAGCATTTCAGGCAGGGCCCACAGGCCTTGTTTGCCGGATTTGGCGCGGTTCTCGCCATGAAGGAACAAAGAGCATGCATACCATAAAGCTTAATATGAAACAAGTGCTGCCATATTCAACGGCCTCC from Desulfovibrio sp. UIB00 harbors:
- a CDS encoding DnaA/Hda family protein, which codes for MLKNELRDILAQQKANDRGDWLESLTLCHEGDTLTVGFPHFYFAAWFKQQKRDLFEQALFSRFADKKLPQIVYEQPTLGHAQTWSLPHVEQKTADQNKQNFMVHTDPPAAPRIENDAFTAFIANAKNAFPLAVAKEIAERRADVAYNPFLLCGHSGTGKSHILRSMAATLAEGPTGSRVIISAAARFCADNPAWVRRPEIFWQQCDVLLLDDIQDIVGQSAWQRKLVSCMDACPRSAGQDGKPGQMVFACTGQPQALKALDERLRSRLESGLVVELMEPDLDVRMRYLQAMSKERHMNLTREQLLFIAQRCSQFRLLQGLLLKVAAFCSVTGCELSQADLENIVRTGVADKTPGCLEILGVVARAMNLRPEDVLGGKRRPDLVLARQVSMYICRRKLGLSYPELGRAFGGKDHSTVIYAIKKIKKILVSDKALQQLVTELELKAQ
- the dnaN gene encoding DNA polymerase III subunit beta, whose amino-acid sequence is MKLTVNKEQIIEGLLKAAAIIPAKAGAQYLRSIWLKAEEGSLSVMSTDANIEFTGRYPAEVAAPGLIGVQGRAFVDLVRQLPTGVLHLTLDEASGNLLLEQGRRTYKLPVSGAEWFQNFSAFPAENAVTWSGDFLQDILDKVGFCISDDDAMDAIACLCMKPRGNGRIDVCGLNGHQFALVSFTHDELAERLPEAGMLIQKKYLADIKKWLGVDEIELNITDKRLYLRSLDGAETLSLPRAAHEYPDYNIFMSKLASEDMHPMTLARKEAIEALGRILIFNTESDRCTYMDLSAGEALLSAQGQDVGSANESLEVAYNGDIKRIAFPTRNLLDVLGHFVSAKIDMMLTGSEGPCGIRGADDADYTVIIMPMKVSETTYYSEEDV